The following DNA comes from Litoreibacter janthinus.
CAGCTGGCGCTTCCAGCCAGGAATCTAAGGCTGGAATCGCAAAGTGGCCTAGAACAGGCCGAAGATACTGTTCAGGCCGGTGCGAATGCCGATATCAACGAACGAGAAGAAGATCGCTGTGATCGTGGCCAAGATGAACACCATAACGGTCGTCAGCATGACTTCGCGACGCGTCGGCCAAACAATCTTCGAGA
Coding sequences within:
- the secE gene encoding preprotein translocase subunit SecE, yielding MARTNPAQFIQQVRGEVSKIVWPTRREVMLTTVMVFILATITAIFFSFVDIGIRTGLNSIFGLF